One region of Vairimorpha necatrix chromosome 10, complete sequence genomic DNA includes:
- a CDS encoding enolase, producing MNIKDLKFKSRTILDIPKLMETTVNLLDILKNDEIMLEIDKSNNKQNIGGNMCYQELENVIIRIYDNTYTSVGYEEEFAPPLKNVDKAMDLLKETGALCGITDYKIAMDVAANSFYKDGKYDLNGIKMTSNELYPFSEDDTTGWETFSKAALIGLNIVGDDLTKIMVSHRSGETEDTFISHLAVGIGAYYIKSGAPCRGERVSKYNELIRIKEHLKK from the exons ATGaatattaaagatttaaaatttaaaagtagAACAATTTTAGATA TTCCAAAACTTATGGAGACTACTGTAAACCTCTTagacatattaaaaaatgatgaaATAATGTTGGAAATAGATAAAAGCAATAATAAACAGAATATCGGAGGAAATA TGTGTTATCAAGAATTAGAAAATGTTattataagaatatatGATAATACATACACAAGTGTAGGATATGAAGAAGAGTTTGCGCCTCCCTTAAAAAATGTGGACAAAGCTATGGatcttttaaaagaaaCTGGAGCTTTGTGTGGTATTACTGATTATAAAATAGCTATGGATGTAGCAGCaaatagtttttataaagatggaaaatatgatttaaaCGGAATCAAAATGACTTCTAATGAATTAT ATCCTTTCAGCGAAGATGATACAACAGGCTGGGAAACTTTTTCGAAAGCAGCTCTCATAGGCTTGAATATTGTAGGGGATGATCTAACG AAAATTATGGTATCTCATAGAAGCGGGGAAACAGAAGACACTTTTATCAGTCATTTAGCAGTAGGTATCGGAgcatattatataaaatccGGCGCTCCATGCAGAGGGGAGCGGGTTTCAAAATACAATGAACTTATTAGGATCAAAGAACATCTCAAAAAATAA